In a genomic window of Rhodospirillales bacterium:
- a CDS encoding helix-turn-helix transcriptional regulator: MARAQIEGDSEIGAGLLALDTNAESPAPHHGEEAQIAFGRFVRLMRRKKELSVEELAATADVDLGELVSIEDDAHHKPEPRTVYQLARAFDVPNTKLSQLAGLAIAKDVRFKQEAMRFAARSEPIEKLTPEENAALESFIMVLSDKSEPGDKAR, translated from the coding sequence ATGGCCAGGGCTCAGATCGAGGGAGATTCTGAGATCGGGGCTGGCCTTCTCGCCTTGGACACTAATGCGGAAAGCCCCGCGCCACACCATGGAGAAGAAGCTCAGATTGCATTTGGCCGGTTCGTTCGGCTGATGCGGAGAAAGAAAGAGCTAAGCGTGGAGGAGCTGGCAGCAACGGCGGATGTCGATCTTGGCGAACTTGTCAGCATAGAAGATGACGCGCACCACAAACCGGAGCCGAGAACGGTCTATCAGCTCGCACGAGCGTTTGATGTTCCGAACACGAAGCTTTCGCAGCTGGCCGGACTGGCCATTGCCAAAGATGTTCGGTTCAAGCAGGAAGCCATGCGTTTTGCAGCCCGGTCGGAACCGATCGAAAAGCTGACGCCGGAAGAGAACGCCGCTCTGGAAAGCTTTATTATGGTGTTGAGTGACAAAAGCGAACCAGGTGACAAAGCGCGTTGA
- a CDS encoding FecR domain-containing protein has translation MSLKIRTKASLVFLAFAATAFASGSDRANAGQSDPWVVLDVQGQVSVERALERSGYLRKGDRVEPGSRLSSGPSGRAKFANNGSTVTLAPDSSMEVPVSGNDGARTTIVQSLGALFLKVDKRRTEHFEVRTPYLAAVVKGTTFNVSVRDGAASVHLVEGAVRVSDFASNQSRLLRPGETALVSPRKGSGVSIVGGSRQTSDQSVPNDNPRDTGINEAQNNGQQTQKPQAVGNAKVWKLTRTLGGAAVDVAELTDGLVRDARPGRSSGRMANKGDRAGYGVGLGAGGNPGSGSNGRGWGAGGNPGGSNGRGWGVGGNPSSGSNGRGWGAGGNPASNGHGIVRSPGGNPHSNGNGQAYGPNDNPGKGNGKGNGKGNGKG, from the coding sequence ATGTCTCTGAAAATTCGGACCAAAGCGTCTTTGGTCTTCCTGGCGTTCGCAGCGACTGCCTTCGCGAGCGGAAGCGATCGCGCCAACGCCGGCCAATCCGATCCATGGGTCGTCTTGGACGTGCAGGGACAAGTGAGCGTCGAGCGTGCGCTGGAAAGATCCGGGTACCTCAGGAAAGGAGACCGAGTGGAACCCGGAAGCCGTCTCAGTTCCGGCCCGTCGGGGAGGGCAAAGTTTGCGAACAATGGGAGCACCGTGACGCTTGCGCCGGACAGCAGCATGGAGGTGCCGGTCAGCGGCAACGATGGTGCGCGGACGACCATCGTCCAAAGTCTCGGCGCCCTTTTCTTGAAAGTGGACAAGCGGCGGACCGAACACTTCGAGGTGCGAACGCCTTATCTCGCCGCAGTCGTCAAGGGTACGACGTTCAACGTCAGTGTCCGGGACGGCGCTGCTTCGGTGCATCTGGTCGAGGGCGCCGTGCGCGTCAGCGACTTCGCCAGCAATCAATCTCGACTCCTCCGGCCTGGCGAGACGGCCTTGGTATCGCCGCGTAAAGGCTCCGGCGTATCGATCGTCGGCGGGTCGCGCCAAACTTCGGACCAATCGGTGCCGAACGACAACCCCAGGGACACCGGCATCAACGAGGCGCAGAACAACGGCCAACAGACGCAGAAACCGCAAGCGGTCGGCAACGCCAAGGTATGGAAGCTGACGCGGACCCTCGGCGGAGCCGCCGTCGATGTCGCCGAACTCACGGACGGGCTTGTTCGCGACGCACGACCCGGCAGGTCGAGCGGGCGGATGGCGAACAAAGGCGACCGCGCCGGGTACGGCGTCGGTTTGGGCGCCGGCGGCAACCCGGGCAGCGGCAGCAACGGCCGGGGCTGGGGCGCGGGCGGCAACCCGGGCGGCAGCAACGGCCGGGGCTGGGGCGTCGGCGGCAACCCGAGCAGCGGCAGCAACGGTCGGGGCTGGGGCGCCGGCGGCAACCCGGCCAGCAACGGCCACGGCATCGTCAGGAGCCCCGGGGGCAATCCGCACAGCAACGGCAACGGCCAGGCCTACGGACCGAACGACAACCCCGGGAAAGGCAATGGCAAGGGCAATGGCAAGGGCAACGGCAAGGGGTAA
- a CDS encoding ShlB/FhaC/HecB family hemolysin secretion/activation protein, whose amino-acid sequence MARLSATRLGVSVLLVMIGCVSGFGQEISAPLLRTENAADIVRRINEREAPVPPPEPELPSPPTAVVEELETIEFVLAAVSIEGATVFTAEDFAPLYDEFLSRRVTTADVSGILDRMTGLYREKGYFLSRAVAPPQDLQAGILRIVAIEGYVESVVFEGGAGENALLGPYAERIVRERPLRLDALERAILLINDIGGITVSARLRPKDEARGIYELILSTEYDAVDAFASFDNRGTEGVGPLQAWFGGGLNTVLGRRERLQATVLTVPDNPRELKYGSLSIEKPVGFNGTNLSLFGYLSDVNESAALQPDPQSRAVLLSFRIWHPLIRSRRQNLWLSGNFDLLNSEQELNGATVLKDRVRVLSARADYNLVDSFGGATFLTTQVSQGVGILGAGEVDAALRSRAGGRPDFTKFNFGVTRQQGLSENFGLQFDAAGQISLHPLLFPEQFAVGGSRFGRAYNFSEIAGEHGVAAAVELRYGRDVGEPWLEAFQVYGYYDFGAVWNEVRGAGTIRDSLASAGAGVRFTLLPGLRTDILVAKPLTRPVFDQGNKDVRAFVIVSADF is encoded by the coding sequence ATGGCCCGGCTGAGTGCGACAAGGCTCGGCGTTTCTGTGCTTCTGGTGATGATTGGTTGCGTTTCCGGCTTTGGCCAAGAAATCAGCGCGCCGTTGCTCCGCACGGAGAATGCCGCCGACATCGTGCGGCGCATCAACGAGCGGGAGGCGCCGGTCCCGCCTCCCGAGCCCGAGTTGCCATCTCCTCCTACAGCCGTCGTGGAGGAACTCGAGACGATCGAATTTGTTCTCGCGGCCGTGTCGATCGAGGGGGCAACGGTGTTCACGGCGGAAGATTTTGCGCCCCTTTACGACGAGTTCTTGAGCCGCCGCGTCACCACGGCGGACGTCAGTGGAATCCTCGATCGAATGACCGGGCTCTACCGGGAGAAGGGCTATTTTTTGTCGCGAGCGGTGGCCCCTCCGCAGGACCTGCAAGCGGGGATTCTGCGCATCGTCGCTATCGAAGGCTATGTGGAGAGCGTGGTGTTCGAGGGAGGCGCCGGCGAAAACGCCCTCCTCGGCCCCTATGCCGAGCGGATCGTCAGAGAACGTCCCCTACGCCTCGATGCCCTTGAACGGGCCATTCTGCTGATCAATGACATCGGCGGCATCACGGTCTCGGCGAGATTGAGGCCGAAGGACGAGGCGCGCGGGATCTACGAACTGATCCTGTCCACCGAATACGACGCCGTCGATGCATTCGCCTCCTTCGACAATCGCGGGACGGAAGGCGTCGGTCCACTGCAAGCCTGGTTCGGCGGCGGGCTCAATACGGTGCTCGGACGTCGCGAGAGGCTGCAAGCGACGGTACTCACCGTGCCCGACAACCCTAGGGAACTCAAGTACGGGTCGCTGTCGATCGAGAAGCCGGTCGGTTTCAACGGGACAAACCTCTCGCTGTTCGGGTACCTGAGCGACGTCAACGAAAGCGCGGCACTGCAGCCGGATCCGCAAAGCCGGGCGGTGCTGCTGTCGTTCCGGATCTGGCACCCGCTGATTCGCTCCCGGCGGCAAAACCTGTGGCTATCGGGGAATTTCGACCTGCTCAACTCGGAGCAGGAACTGAACGGTGCGACAGTGCTCAAGGATCGTGTTCGGGTTCTTAGTGCGAGAGCAGACTACAATCTTGTCGATTCGTTTGGCGGCGCGACGTTTCTCACGACCCAGGTCAGTCAGGGGGTCGGCATTCTGGGGGCCGGCGAGGTGGATGCCGCGCTGCGATCCCGCGCGGGTGGTCGGCCCGACTTCACGAAGTTCAACTTCGGCGTCACGCGGCAACAGGGGTTAAGCGAGAACTTCGGCCTGCAATTCGATGCTGCGGGCCAAATTTCCCTTCACCCCCTGCTTTTCCCGGAGCAGTTCGCGGTGGGTGGCAGCCGTTTCGGCCGTGCTTACAACTTCTCGGAAATCGCAGGCGAGCATGGCGTGGCCGCAGCGGTCGAACTCAGGTACGGACGTGACGTCGGCGAACCCTGGCTCGAGGCCTTCCAGGTGTACGGGTACTACGATTTCGGCGCGGTCTGGAACGAGGTGCGCGGCGCGGGCACGATACGGGACTCGCTCGCTTCCGCGGGAGCGGGCGTCCGCTTCACGCTCCTTCCCGGACTGCGCACCGACATCCTCGTCGCCAAGCCGCTCACACGCCCGGTTTTCGATCAGGGCAACAAGGATGTGCGCGCCTTCGTCATCGTGAGCGCAGACTTCTGA
- a CDS encoding DUF2235 domain-containing protein yields MAKGGAHEPAVVPGERGRRVIAIFSDGTGNSSGKLFKTNVWRLYKALDTDPVTADQAAAGEAEQIAHYDNGVGTSTFRPLMLLGGVFGVGLKRNVLDLYTFLCRNYREGDDIYAFGFSRGAFTIRLVIGIVVQQGLVPYSGEAQLQRDARDAYRAYRKRFNPPGSQFLRLLFLRSLRWLRDAILRLWRNLTGKPLYSRENNIPIGKIAFVGLWDTVAAYGLPITEMSRGIDRWVWPLSMPNYKLSPKVQKARHALALDDERDTFHPLLWDEEEEERLEDAGEIQPGRMRQVWFAGMHSNVGGGYPDDALAFVSLNWMMKEAGAGLRLRPEAVMEVQGALNEFGPLHDSRRGLASYYRYQPRKIRARKDLPDPTSLIMVDPVRDQRAQLKSVVVHESVVNRIRSGTDAYAPIVLPEAYSVALADGGIVPAPETDAGERARQQEWVWNVVWRRRISYFTTVSMSLLLALMPVINAVLPPSACAGPQCLLVPVISAAGTILPGFVQIWIEAFTARPGLFAVLVIAILLLLSTSTRLQTRIHDRMRALWAKSLGRPGMPPAPRGDPCRSAAYRVRANPVYQRFFRYLKWRLVPFLFGLLVLGMGVVLLLAVPFTVTHRVSIAVGERSELFCTLGPAEPVAAPVTVPELFTISDRCWSTGLAVTEGLRYRVTLTVRDAWRDEGIAADPVGFESEKLPWYLRPAAFLRRSPAHRWLQPIVKVVPDWTLFSHSQALEVERVDPHDLVYVAEFEAARSGAVFLYVNDAINPWSSRDRFYANNVGSTEIRLELVQ; encoded by the coding sequence ATGGCAAAAGGCGGGGCACACGAACCGGCTGTAGTCCCGGGCGAACGGGGTCGGCGGGTCATCGCGATCTTTTCCGATGGCACGGGTAACAGTTCGGGCAAGCTGTTCAAGACGAATGTCTGGCGTCTCTACAAGGCGCTCGACACGGATCCGGTGACCGCGGACCAAGCGGCCGCGGGAGAGGCGGAGCAGATCGCCCATTACGACAACGGCGTCGGCACGTCGACGTTCCGCCCTCTGATGCTCCTCGGCGGTGTTTTTGGCGTCGGTTTGAAGCGCAATGTCCTCGACCTCTACACGTTTCTCTGCCGAAATTACCGGGAGGGCGACGACATATATGCCTTCGGGTTCAGTCGCGGCGCATTCACCATTCGCCTGGTGATCGGGATCGTTGTCCAGCAAGGACTCGTCCCGTACTCGGGCGAGGCGCAACTCCAGCGCGATGCTCGCGACGCCTATCGTGCCTACCGCAAGCGCTTCAATCCACCGGGATCTCAGTTCCTAAGGTTGCTCTTCCTCCGCAGTTTGCGCTGGCTCCGCGACGCGATCCTCCGGCTTTGGCGCAATCTGACCGGCAAACCGCTCTACTCGAGGGAGAACAATATCCCCATCGGGAAAATTGCGTTTGTCGGCCTCTGGGACACCGTGGCGGCTTATGGCTTGCCGATCACCGAGATGTCCCGCGGCATCGATCGCTGGGTCTGGCCGCTGTCGATGCCGAACTATAAGCTGTCCCCGAAAGTCCAGAAGGCGCGTCATGCGCTGGCACTGGATGACGAGCGCGACACCTTTCATCCGCTGCTCTGGGACGAAGAGGAGGAGGAGAGGCTTGAGGACGCGGGCGAAATCCAGCCCGGCCGCATGCGCCAAGTCTGGTTCGCGGGCATGCACTCGAACGTCGGGGGGGGCTATCCGGACGACGCGCTGGCGTTCGTCTCGCTGAACTGGATGATGAAGGAGGCCGGAGCCGGCCTGCGCCTCAGGCCCGAAGCCGTCATGGAGGTCCAGGGGGCGCTCAACGAGTTCGGGCCGTTGCACGATTCCCGCCGCGGCCTCGCCAGCTATTACCGGTATCAGCCGCGCAAGATCCGGGCCCGCAAGGATCTGCCCGACCCGACCTCGTTGATCATGGTCGATCCGGTTCGGGATCAGCGCGCGCAGCTCAAGTCGGTGGTGGTCCACGAGAGCGTGGTCAACCGGATCCGATCCGGGACGGACGCGTATGCCCCCATCGTTCTGCCTGAAGCTTATAGCGTCGCCCTTGCCGACGGCGGGATCGTCCCCGCGCCCGAGACCGACGCCGGGGAACGGGCCCGACAGCAGGAATGGGTGTGGAACGTCGTCTGGCGCAGACGGATCAGCTATTTCACGACCGTGAGCATGTCCCTGTTGCTCGCTCTTATGCCGGTAATCAACGCGGTATTGCCGCCGTCGGCTTGCGCGGGTCCACAATGCCTCCTGGTTCCGGTGATTTCGGCCGCCGGAACGATTTTGCCCGGCTTCGTCCAAATATGGATCGAGGCTTTCACGGCAAGGCCCGGCCTCTTCGCGGTGCTGGTGATCGCCATATTGCTGCTGCTGTCCACCAGCACGCGGCTGCAGACGCGCATCCACGACCGGATGCGCGCGCTCTGGGCAAAATCCCTTGGGCGGCCCGGCATGCCGCCGGCGCCGCGGGGTGACCCCTGCCGGAGCGCCGCCTATCGGGTTCGGGCGAATCCGGTCTACCAGAGATTTTTCCGGTACCTGAAATGGCGGCTGGTTCCATTCTTGTTTGGCTTGCTCGTGCTGGGCATGGGAGTGGTTCTGTTGCTGGCGGTGCCCTTCACCGTGACGCACCGGGTTTCGATCGCTGTTGGCGAAAGATCGGAACTATTCTGCACGCTCGGCCCGGCGGAGCCCGTTGCCGCGCCGGTCACCGTGCCGGAGCTGTTCACCATCAGCGACCGCTGCTGGTCCACCGGGCTCGCGGTGACCGAGGGACTCCGGTACCGGGTCACACTCACTGTCAGGGATGCTTGGCGGGACGAAGGCATCGCGGCGGATCCCGTTGGTTTCGAATCCGAGAAATTGCCCTGGTACCTGCGGCCGGCCGCCTTCTTGCGCCGCTCGCCGGCGCACCGTTGGCTCCAGCCGATCGTCAAGGTCGTGCCGGACTGGACGCTGTTCAGCCATAGTCAAGCACTCGAGGTCGAGCGCGTCGATCCTCACGATCTGGTCTACGTCGCGGAGTTCGAAGCGGCCCGCTCCGGCGCCGTCTTTCTGTATGTCAACGACGCGATCAATCCCTGGAGCTCGCGCGACCGGTTCTATGCGAACAATGTGGGCAGCACCGAGATCCGCCTGGAGCTCGTGCAATAG
- a CDS encoding GNAT family N-acetyltransferase has product MTIESSTVYLLEVESGYAVEAKLRDAISEDQLRDWEDHWQPALWIALLRLDAEGVRQVRPQSAHWNWQTKMERIRGLLAHQTFCIVCDGITQGMMQVDLTRTSRIESQRAKPLVYVDYLENAPWNRPELYNPARYRGVGSMLIRAAIELSLQEEFQGRIGLHSLPQANNFYGRKCGMTDLGPDAAYQGLRYFEMTPKQARSFIETGEEKGRST; this is encoded by the coding sequence GTGACGATAGAATCATCGACTGTCTATTTGTTAGAAGTAGAGAGTGGATATGCCGTAGAAGCAAAGCTGCGTGACGCGATATCGGAGGACCAGCTCCGAGATTGGGAAGACCATTGGCAACCGGCTTTGTGGATTGCGCTGTTGCGGCTTGATGCCGAAGGGGTGCGGCAAGTAAGGCCACAAAGCGCCCACTGGAACTGGCAAACCAAAATGGAACGCATCCGGGGCCTTCTTGCGCATCAGACCTTCTGCATTGTGTGTGACGGGATAACGCAGGGCATGATGCAGGTTGATTTGACACGGACGTCCCGGATCGAAAGCCAAAGGGCGAAGCCACTGGTTTATGTCGATTACCTAGAGAATGCCCCGTGGAACAGGCCGGAGCTTTATAACCCCGCCCGTTACCGGGGCGTCGGAAGTATGCTGATAAGAGCGGCGATCGAGCTGAGCCTGCAGGAAGAGTTTCAGGGACGGATCGGTCTTCACTCGCTGCCGCAGGCTAACAACTTTTACGGAAGGAAATGCGGCATGACGGATCTTGGTCCGGATGCTGCCTATCAAGGCCTCCGCTACTTTGAGATGACCCCCAAACAGGCACGGTCATTCATTGAGACAGGAGAAGAGAAAGGAAGGAGCACATGA
- a CDS encoding sulfotransferase yields MPSPHGADAAATVPRPSLRHPLMGARLTTLLRVLRDYGPVAPEHRRLVAMMVLSAAARSPFRLWEAARFARLRRSRSPPEPPLFIIGHWRTGTTHLHGLMGCSPAFGHISPIASGLPDELLTLGTWLRPLLERALPEDREVDRVAVTPTSPQEDEIPLANLQNLSVFHAVYFPRHFQALIDRGVFLDGVGEPQIARWARLAKEFADKVAIHQGASRIVIKNPVYTGRLARLCGIWPGAQFIHIRRNPYEVFVSTRRYYRTLLPKLALQPFAEIDIDDFVLTTFTRLMDAFEAERGCLSARHLVEVSYERLCRDPVAVLADIHARLGLPAWEATRPRLAQYLATVDGYRTNADPISAIDRAKVDARWPDAVAAWERMAK; encoded by the coding sequence ATGCCATCGCCGCACGGCGCTGACGCTGCAGCAACGGTGCCGCGCCCGAGCCTGCGGCATCCGCTGATGGGGGCGCGTCTCACGACGTTGCTCCGCGTCCTCCGCGATTATGGGCCGGTCGCGCCGGAGCATCGGCGGCTGGTCGCGATGATGGTGCTGAGCGCCGCCGCCCGATCGCCGTTCCGGCTGTGGGAGGCGGCCAGGTTTGCGCGCCTCAGGCGTTCGCGATCGCCGCCGGAGCCGCCGCTGTTCATCATCGGCCACTGGCGCACCGGCACCACGCATCTGCACGGCCTGATGGGCTGTTCCCCCGCGTTCGGGCACATCTCCCCGATCGCGAGCGGCCTGCCCGACGAGCTCCTGACCCTAGGCACATGGTTGCGGCCGCTGCTCGAACGGGCCCTGCCGGAGGATCGGGAGGTGGATCGGGTGGCGGTGACGCCGACCTCGCCGCAGGAGGACGAGATCCCGCTCGCCAACCTGCAGAACCTCTCGGTTTTTCACGCCGTCTACTTCCCCCGACACTTCCAGGCGCTGATCGACCGCGGCGTGTTCCTGGATGGGGTCGGCGAGCCGCAGATCGCCCGATGGGCGCGGCTGGCGAAGGAGTTCGCGGACAAGGTCGCGATTCACCAGGGCGCGTCGCGGATCGTCATCAAGAACCCGGTCTACACCGGCCGCCTCGCGCGGCTGTGCGGGATCTGGCCTGGCGCGCAATTCATCCATATCCGCCGCAACCCGTACGAGGTGTTCGTCTCCACGCGGCGCTACTACCGGACCCTGTTGCCCAAGCTGGCTTTGCAGCCGTTCGCGGAGATCGACATCGACGATTTCGTTCTCACCACCTTCACCCGCCTGATGGACGCGTTCGAGGCAGAACGCGGGTGTCTCTCCGCCCGGCACCTCGTCGAGGTCAGCTATGAGCGCCTGTGCCGGGATCCTGTCGCGGTGCTCGCCGACATCCACGCCCGGCTGGGCCTCCCGGCGTGGGAGGCGACGCGCCCCCGCCTGGCTCAGTATTTGGCGACGGTCGACGGCTACCGCACCAATGCCGATCCCATCTCCGCCATCGACCGCGCCAAGGTCGACGCCCGCTGGCCGGACGCCGTCGCGGCCTGGGAGCGGATGGCGAAGTAG
- a CDS encoding CsbD family protein: MDEDRTKGKAKDVIGSAKETVGKATGDKETQRSGKADQTEGKVQKGVGKAKDALRGKK; this comes from the coding sequence ATGGATGAAGACCGCACCAAAGGAAAAGCCAAGGACGTTATCGGCTCGGCCAAAGAAACGGTCGGCAAGGCGACCGGCGACAAGGAGACGCAGCGCAGCGGCAAGGCCGATCAGACCGAGGGCAAGGTCCAGAAAGGCGTAGGCAAGGCCAAGGACGCCCTCCGCGGCAAGAAGTGA
- a CDS encoding aspartate aminotransferase family protein, with the protein MSRFIEDLLRSRGGEKFKLHEQLMNTQMVRVLKTIGFDRHYTRGVGPYLFDEHGDRYLDLLSGWGALALGRNHPVVNGALQEVMEAELPNLVQMDVSPLSGLLAEALLATAPGDGLEKVLFANSGTEAVEAAIKLARYATRRDGLIHCDHGFHGLTMGSLSLNGDATFRNGFGPLLPDCHMVPFDDLEALEAALRRRTAAAFVVEPIQGKGVNIPSDSYLPEAKRLCERYGTVFIADEIQTGLGRTGAMWAVEHWGVEPDMLVTAKALSGGQIPVGAVLSRKRIYNAVFDRMERAVIHGSTFGQNNAAMAAGLATLHVLKEERLVSHAKAMGERLMAAMAPFVERYEFVKDVRGKGLMIALEFGPPQSLKLRASWAMLEKADKSLFSQMVLVPLFAKHRILAQVAGHGMHVIKLLPPLVIDEADVAWTVAAFDDVIADCHKVPGSIWSLGTTLAGHAIAARR; encoded by the coding sequence ATGTCGCGGTTCATCGAGGACCTGCTGCGCTCGCGCGGCGGGGAGAAGTTCAAGCTCCACGAGCAGTTGATGAACACGCAGATGGTGCGTGTTCTGAAGACCATCGGGTTCGATCGGCACTATACGCGCGGGGTGGGACCCTACCTGTTCGACGAGCACGGCGATAGATATCTCGATCTGCTGAGCGGGTGGGGGGCGCTGGCGCTCGGCCGCAACCATCCGGTGGTCAACGGCGCGTTGCAGGAGGTGATGGAGGCCGAGCTTCCCAACCTGGTGCAGATGGACGTCTCGCCGCTGAGCGGGTTGCTTGCCGAAGCCCTGCTCGCGACGGCGCCGGGCGACGGCCTCGAAAAGGTGCTGTTCGCCAACTCGGGGACCGAGGCGGTGGAAGCGGCGATCAAGCTCGCCCGCTACGCCACCCGCCGCGACGGCCTTATCCATTGCGACCACGGGTTCCACGGGCTCACCATGGGCTCGCTGTCGTTGAACGGCGACGCAACGTTCCGCAACGGCTTCGGGCCGCTGCTGCCGGACTGCCACATGGTGCCGTTCGACGACCTGGAGGCGCTCGAGGCCGCACTTCGTCGGCGCACGGCGGCGGCGTTCGTGGTGGAGCCGATCCAGGGCAAGGGCGTCAACATCCCGTCCGACTCGTACCTCCCGGAAGCGAAGCGGCTCTGCGAACGCTACGGCACGGTGTTCATCGCGGACGAGATCCAGACCGGCCTCGGCCGCACCGGAGCGATGTGGGCTGTCGAGCACTGGGGCGTCGAGCCCGACATGCTGGTGACCGCCAAGGCGCTGTCGGGCGGGCAGATCCCGGTGGGCGCGGTGCTGAGCCGGAAGCGGATCTACAACGCGGTGTTCGACCGCATGGAGCGGGCGGTCATTCACGGCTCCACGTTCGGCCAGAACAACGCCGCCATGGCCGCCGGCCTCGCCACCCTGCATGTCCTGAAGGAGGAGCGGCTGGTGAGCCACGCCAAGGCCATGGGGGAGCGGCTCATGGCTGCCATGGCGCCGTTCGTCGAGCGCTACGAGTTCGTCAAGGACGTGCGCGGCAAGGGCCTGATGATCGCGCTCGAGTTCGGGCCGCCGCAGAGCCTCAAGCTGCGCGCCTCGTGGGCGATGCTGGAGAAGGCGGACAAGTCGCTGTTCAGCCAGATGGTGCTGGTGCCGCTGTTCGCGAAGCATCGCATCCTCGCCCAGGTGGCCGGCCACGGCATGCATGTGATCAAGCTGCTGCCGCCGCTGGTGATCGACGAGGCCGACGTGGCGTGGACGGTCGCGGCGTTCGATGACGTCATCGCCGACTGCCACAAGGTCCCGGGATCGATTTGGAGCCTCGGCACCACGCTGGCCGGACATGCCATCGCCGCACGGCGCTGA
- a CDS encoding transcriptional regulator → MNGKRTMTLNLTEPEMRALEDLSAKKDLSKTAVLRQALRLYQLIETRVEAGERFFFENETTKEKAEVMLL, encoded by the coding sequence ATGAATGGCAAACGGACCATGACGCTCAACCTGACAGAGCCAGAAATGAGGGCTCTGGAAGACTTGTCGGCGAAAAAGGACCTCAGCAAGACGGCCGTGTTGCGCCAAGCCCTGAGGCTCTACCAGCTCATCGAGACTCGGGTTGAGGCGGGAGAAAGGTTCTTCTTCGAGAACGAGACGACCAAGGAAAAAGCGGAGGTTATGCTGCTGTGA